The Chryseolinea soli nucleotide sequence TCAACTGTCGCTTGTGACGGTCTACCACGGCGTGAAAAGTAGCTTCCATATTCACCGGCAGCTTGTCGGCAAAATGAACGATGAGTTCGTTTTCTTTTTTTGTATCGGTAATAAAAATTTTCTCGTTCGCGCTTTCGATATATCCGGTGTCACCTTCCTGTCCGCCACTTTCTGCATAGAAAGGGGTGCGGTCGAAGACCAGTTGGAAAAGTTCTTTGTTCTTCTGTTTCATCTTGCGATACTTCACCACGGTCACTTCCGATTCCAGGTGGTCGTAGCCGATGAACTCGGGTTTCTGATCGTCGCCCACCAGTACCCAGTCGCCGGTTTCTTTTGCAGCGTCGGCCTTGGAGCGGTTCTTTTGTTTCGCCATCTCCACCTTGAACCCATCTTCGTCGACGGAAAAACCTCGCTCACGCGCGATCAATGATGTGAGGTCGAGCGGAAATCCAAACGTGTCATACAATTCAAAGGCCTGTTCACCGGTCAGGGTCTTGTTCGCGAGCTCACCCTCCAGGCTTTCAATGCGTTTCAATCCCTTATCGAGTGTTCTCAGGAAAGCGTTCTCTTCTTCAAAGATCACTTTGCTGACATAGTCTCTTTGCGCTTCCAATTCCGTGAAGACATCTTTCAGTTGGTTCGACAAAACAGGGAGTAGCGAATAGAGGAACGGTTCCTTAAAATTCAAAAACGAATATCCATAGCGCACCGCTCTTCTCAGGATGCGGCGGATCACGTAGCCTGCGCCCGTGTTAGAGGGAAGCTGTCCATCGGCGATAGCAAAAGACACGGCGCGAATGTGATCGGCTATGACCCGCATCGCGATGTCCGTTTTCTCGCTGCTGCGCAATCGCGGGTTGGTCAGATAGGTAGTGTCCTGATAAGCAATATTCGATTGCTCGGAAATGAAACGGATGAGCGGCGTAAAAACATCCGTGTCGTAATTCGAACTCACCAGATTGATGGCACGACACAACCGTTCGAAGCCCATGCCGGTGTCCACGTTCTTGTTGGGAAGGGGTTTGAGCAGGGTTAGATTGGAGCGTAGCTTTTCGCGGGCTGCTTTCTTGTCGGCTCCTTTATATTCCAGGTCGAACTTCAGCATTTCGCCACTGCCTCCCTTTTGGGGATTCCAGTAGCGTTCGAATTCCATGAACACGAGGTTCCATATTTCAATCACCTGGGGATGATCATTGTTGACCAGTTCCCGGCCGGGCACGGCCTTTCTTTCGGCATCCGATCGCAGATCGACGTGGATCTCCGAGCAGGGTCCGCACGGCCCGAGGTCGGCCATCTCCCAGAAATTGTCCTTTTTGCTGCCTTGAATGATCCGGTCTTCGCTCACGAAAGACTTCCAGAGGTCGAATGCCTCCTGATCGAAGGCCAGGTTATCGTCTTTATCGCCACCGAACACGCTCACGTAGAGCCTGTCTTTGGGCAGTTTATATTCCACCGTCAGCAGTTCCCAGGCCCATTCGATGGCTTCCTTCTTAAAATAGTCGCCAAAAGACCAGTTTCCCAGCATTTCGAACATGGTATGGTGGTAGGTGTCGATCCCCACTTCTTCCAGGTCGTTGTGTTTTCCACTCACTCTCAGGCACTTCTGAGTGTCGGCAATGCGCGGGCTCTTCGAAATGGCGTTTCCCAGAAAAAAGTCCTTGAATTGCACCATACCGGAGTTGGTGAAGAGCAAGGTGGGGTCGTTTTTCAGCACCAAAGGCGCTGAAGGCACGATCGTATGGCCTTTGGAGGCAAAAAAATCTAAAAACTTACGTCTGATCGAACCCGAGTCCATTACCTGTTGTGTGGTTTAAAAATTTTGAACGTTACGATTTTTACTATCTTAGCCCGCAAAAAAATACGGCAAGCCACAAAATTAAGCGCATATGACGGAGAATAAGCAGGTATCGAGGATTTTTTTATGGCTTGGATCACCTTTAAACGCTTAATGTTTTCCCGGACCTGATGTCGAACTTCAAGTATCACTACAATCCAAAAACCTGCCAATACGAACGTGCCCGCTGGGATGTGAAAGACATTTTGTGGTATGTCGCCGGATTGGTTACAATGGGGCTCCTCTTTTGCGGGGCCATGATCTTCGCCCACGACTCCTTCATCGAATCCGAAACCGAAAGGCTGCTGCGAGCGGAAAACCAGGTGCTGGAAAAGCATAAACCGGTGCTCGAAGAACAACTGGCCACTGTGGAAGCCACCCTGGTCAGCTTAAAAGAAGACGATAAGGCGCTATACACCAAGGTATTCAACAGCGACCTGCCACAATCGGAAACCTCCGCCTCCACCCTCTCGAAAGAAAAAATCCTACTCGCCGACGCTGCCGGTTTCAAGGACATGATGGAAATCCTGAAGTCCAAATCGGAAGCCCTGCGAAAAACTTCTGCCAACAGCAACGCCTTCTTTGGCAACACTACCCACATCACCAAAGACCAGTTCGACATCATGGGTTCCATACCCTCCACACAACCCGTGGCGAATACGCAACTGGATTTGTTAGTGTCGGGCTTTGGCGAACGCATCAATCCTTTTCACAAAGGCAACTATAAACATCCCGGTGTTGACTTTGCAGCAGCGCGCGGCACAGCAGTGTCCGCCACGGCGAATGGCAGAGTCGTCACGATCAGCAAAACTACCCTGCAAGCCGGCTATGGCAACTACATCGACGTAGACCACGGCCATGGTTTCGTAACGCGCTATGCGCACCTGGAAGAGATCAAGGTGCAACGCGGGCAAAACGTTTCAAAGGGCACAGTGATCGGCACCGTGGGGAGTAGCGGAGGTTCTACGGCGCCACACCTGCACTATGAAGTGATCCGTGATGGCGAACCGGTGGATCCTGCGCGTTACCTGATGGAAGGATTGTCGAGCGAGCAACACATGAAGTTGCTGAAACTAAGTTCCAAACAAAACCAGTCGCTGGACTAATGGGAAAAGTTAAATACCGATACAATCCGAAAACCTGTAAATACGAACCGTGGTATTTGAGAGGAAAAGCGCTGCAAGATCAGGCTGCTATCTTCATCGGATTGTCGCTCCTTCTGGGCGGACTCTTTTATTTTGGTTATTCGCGCAACTTCGATTCGCTGGAAGAACAGTTGCTGAAAAAGAAAAACATCACGTTGAAAGTAGAGTGGCAGATCCTGGAAGATCGCATTCAGGCGGCCTTCGCCGAATTGAATACTCTTGTAGAGCGCGACGACAAAAACTATCGCGTCATCCTCGACTCCAGCCCGCTGGCACCCGAGATCCGCGAAGGCGGTGTTGGGGGTAGCGAAAAATTCAGCACCGAAGGGTTGAAGGATTTTCCCACCGTGATTTCCGACTACGCCATCCTGGAGAAATTGAAGAGCAAAGTCGACGTGGAAGTGCAGTCCTATAAAGAACTCAATTCCATTTTCACCGAACGCATACAAATGTGGGCGTCGCGTCCGGCGATACAACCCATTAACAACAAACAATTGGAGCGGCTGCACATGAGCTATGGCGCGCGTTTTCATCCCATCTACCACCGCTTCATGGAACACAAGGGCCTTGACTTTGCCGCCGCCAACGGCACGCCTGTATACGCTACGGGCGATGGCAAGGTGATCATGTCCCACTACTCTAGTTCCTATGGCAATGTGATCTACCTCGACCACGGTCATGACTATGAAACCCGTTATGCCCACCTTTCCCGTTTCGCGGTGAAAGAAGGCGACATCGTGAAGCGCGGCCATGTGATCGGCTACGTGGGCAA carries:
- the alaS gene encoding alanine--tRNA ligase — encoded protein: MDSGSIRRKFLDFFASKGHTIVPSAPLVLKNDPTLLFTNSGMVQFKDFFLGNAISKSPRIADTQKCLRVSGKHNDLEEVGIDTYHHTMFEMLGNWSFGDYFKKEAIEWAWELLTVEYKLPKDRLYVSVFGGDKDDNLAFDQEAFDLWKSFVSEDRIIQGSKKDNFWEMADLGPCGPCSEIHVDLRSDAERKAVPGRELVNNDHPQVIEIWNLVFMEFERYWNPQKGGSGEMLKFDLEYKGADKKAAREKLRSNLTLLKPLPNKNVDTGMGFERLCRAINLVSSNYDTDVFTPLIRFISEQSNIAYQDTTYLTNPRLRSSEKTDIAMRVIADHIRAVSFAIADGQLPSNTGAGYVIRRILRRAVRYGYSFLNFKEPFLYSLLPVLSNQLKDVFTELEAQRDYVSKVIFEEENAFLRTLDKGLKRIESLEGELANKTLTGEQAFELYDTFGFPLDLTSLIARERGFSVDEDGFKVEMAKQKNRSKADAAKETGDWVLVGDDQKPEFIGYDHLESEVTVVKYRKMKQKNKELFQLVFDRTPFYAESGGQEGDTGYIESANEKIFITDTKKENELIVHFADKLPVNMEATFHAVVDRHKRQLSMDNHSATHLLHAALRQVLGKHVEQKGSLVNDKILRFDFSHFAAMTPEEIRKVEDIVNRKVREDIVLDERRNVPIEQAKGLGAMALFGEKYGDFVRVITFDPKFSVELCGGTHVSSTGQIGLFKIVSESSVAAGVRRIEAITAEEAERFVRESVDMLDQVKSLLKNPKDLIATTKNLLDEKHALEKKLEMYQQEQANQLKDKLALKAVKQNGYHLILEKVSVPTADVLKNIAYGLRNQFDDLLLVLAADVDGKPQVAVMIGEKLAQTNTYHAGNLVKELAKEIDGGGGGQPFFATAGGKNLSGLDAVTEKARKLIMK
- a CDS encoding M23 family metallopeptidase encodes the protein MSNFKYHYNPKTCQYERARWDVKDILWYVAGLVTMGLLFCGAMIFAHDSFIESETERLLRAENQVLEKHKPVLEEQLATVEATLVSLKEDDKALYTKVFNSDLPQSETSASTLSKEKILLADAAGFKDMMEILKSKSEALRKTSANSNAFFGNTTHITKDQFDIMGSIPSTQPVANTQLDLLVSGFGERINPFHKGNYKHPGVDFAAARGTAVSATANGRVVTISKTTLQAGYGNYIDVDHGHGFVTRYAHLEEIKVQRGQNVSKGTVIGTVGSSGGSTAPHLHYEVIRDGEPVDPARYLMEGLSSEQHMKLLKLSSKQNQSLD
- a CDS encoding M23 family metallopeptidase, producing the protein MGKVKYRYNPKTCKYEPWYLRGKALQDQAAIFIGLSLLLGGLFYFGYSRNFDSLEEQLLKKKNITLKVEWQILEDRIQAAFAELNTLVERDDKNYRVILDSSPLAPEIREGGVGGSEKFSTEGLKDFPTVISDYAILEKLKSKVDVEVQSYKELNSIFTERIQMWASRPAIQPINNKQLERLHMSYGARFHPIYHRFMEHKGLDFAAANGTPVYATGDGKVIMSHYSSSYGNVIYLDHGHDYETRYAHLSRFAVKEGDIVKRGHVIGYVGNTGTSVSDHLHYEVLFKGQHVNPINFFQRDLNNKEYERLIEAGSTDAKVLD